The following coding sequences lie in one Methylosinus sp. PW1 genomic window:
- a CDS encoding NAD(P)-dependent oxidoreductase: MAGSLAGKTLLVTGASRGIGLAIAERAARDGANVAIVAKSVTEHPKLPGTIYTAAAAIEKAGGRALALPCDIRFDAQVEEAFDKTAAIFGGVDILVNNASAIDLRGVEAIEMKRFDLMHQINARGSFLCAKLALPYLKKSDNPHILTLSPPLDMSPRWFAPNLAYTMAKYGMSLVTLGLARDLSGKVAVNSLWPETAIATAAVGNLLGGDAVLRRARKPQIVADAAHAILTRAASACTGNFFIDVNVLAEEGVTDFSPYAVDPSQPAILDFFLDAPITAGVQKFPFGG, encoded by the coding sequence ATGGCGGGATCGCTCGCAGGCAAGACTCTGCTCGTCACCGGCGCGAGCCGCGGCATCGGCCTCGCGATAGCGGAGCGCGCAGCGCGCGACGGCGCCAATGTGGCGATCGTCGCCAAAAGCGTCACCGAGCATCCAAAGCTGCCGGGGACCATCTACACCGCCGCCGCGGCGATCGAAAAAGCAGGCGGGCGGGCGCTCGCCCTGCCCTGCGACATTCGCTTCGACGCGCAGGTGGAGGAGGCCTTCGACAAGACGGCGGCGATCTTCGGCGGCGTCGATATTCTCGTCAATAATGCGAGCGCGATCGATCTGCGCGGCGTCGAAGCGATCGAGATGAAGCGCTTCGATCTGATGCATCAGATCAATGCGCGCGGGAGCTTCCTCTGCGCCAAGCTCGCTTTGCCCTATCTGAAGAAATCCGACAATCCGCACATTCTCACTTTGTCACCGCCGCTCGATATGAGCCCGCGCTGGTTCGCGCCCAATCTCGCCTATACAATGGCGAAATATGGCATGAGCCTCGTCACTCTCGGTCTCGCGCGCGATCTTTCGGGCAAGGTCGCGGTGAACTCGCTATGGCCGGAGACGGCGATCGCCACCGCCGCCGTCGGCAATCTGCTCGGCGGCGACGCCGTGCTGCGGCGCGCGCGCAAGCCGCAGATCGTCGCCGACGCCGCCCATGCGATATTGACGCGCGCGGCGAGCGCCTGCACCGGCAATTTCTTCATCGATGTGAATGTTCTCGCCGAGGAAGGCGTGACGGATTTCTCGCCCTATGCGGTCGATCCGAGCCAGCCGGCGATATTGGATTTCTTCCTCGACGCGCCGATCACCGCCGGCGTGCAGAAATTCCCCTTCGGCGGCTGA
- a CDS encoding nickel/cobalt efflux transporter, producing MANLADLFRDGAANAWLFAPTAVALGALHGLEPGHSKTMMAAFIVAVRGTVGQAILLGLSATLSHTAIVWIVALTGLYLGAHWNAEANEPYLQIASGALILCVAGWMTWRIWRDRPRAHAHDHSHDHAHGHDHDHDHSHRHAHDHAAADSVSLILDEETMDAHERAHAEDIKRRFASRHATTGQIIVFGLTGGLIPCPASITVLLLCLQLGQMALGAALVLCFSIGLALTMVAVGVAAALGVRHASNRWSGFEQIAAKAPYLSGALISIVGLYTLYSGFAALG from the coding sequence ATGGCGAATCTCGCTGATTTGTTTCGGGACGGCGCGGCCAACGCTTGGCTGTTTGCGCCGACGGCCGTCGCTCTCGGCGCGCTTCACGGCCTCGAGCCCGGCCATTCCAAGACGATGATGGCGGCCTTCATCGTCGCGGTGCGCGGGACAGTCGGTCAGGCGATTCTGCTCGGCCTTTCGGCGACGCTCTCGCATACGGCGATCGTCTGGATCGTCGCGCTCACCGGGCTCTATCTCGGCGCGCATTGGAACGCCGAGGCCAATGAGCCCTATCTGCAGATCGCCTCCGGCGCGCTGATCCTCTGCGTCGCCGGCTGGATGACATGGCGCATCTGGCGCGACCGTCCGCGCGCGCATGCTCACGATCATTCGCATGACCACGCGCATGGACACGACCACGATCACGATCATTCGCATCGCCACGCGCATGACCATGCCGCCGCGGACAGCGTTTCGCTGATTCTCGACGAGGAGACGATGGATGCGCATGAGCGCGCCCATGCGGAGGACATAAAGCGACGCTTCGCCTCCCGCCATGCGACGACGGGGCAGATCATCGTGTTCGGCCTCACCGGCGGGCTCATCCCATGCCCGGCCTCGATCACCGTGCTCCTGCTCTGCCTTCAGCTCGGGCAGATGGCGCTGGGCGCGGCTTTGGTACTGTGCTTCAGCATCGGCCTCGCGCTCACAATGGTGGCGGTCGGCGTCGCCGCGGCGCTCGGCGTGCGTCATGCTTCGAACCGCTGGTCCGGCTTCGAGCAGATCGCCGCCAAGGCGCCCTATCTCTCCGGCGCGCTGATCTCCATCGTCGGGCTCTACACGCTCTATTCTGGCTTTGCGGCGCTCGGCTGA
- a CDS encoding CHAD domain-containing protein, with the protein MDRQLASSAAAQEAARRALRSRRSGGESLRIRFGTDRAGMTAAARSESLTIGAVSRPTRRFRSIIFDTAVNDLRKQNIQLRGYEMHGAAFVELSWERPAAPGARGSIELRVPTLEVGKMLGSSEPLRRSIADRPLEARSVAETERRERLLERAQTRIAVSFDDGFVECGGRRANFHEIELQLIEGAEEEFWNVAAELAPRMNARCLPMSEAELALARATGADIAPVKARRPTLPQDASLDEAIVAALSACLDQFVANWPALQYRAPEEAIHQMRVSLRRLRAGVGMLRRGVVSEALETAAARAKEIAATLGAARNLDVLVDMLGAGPLAQANGEPSFYALLDAVERRRIEAHAAVAALVAAPQTTQFVVDLRAALAGRNWRAQPGEDGRARLDASAPGSAKQFAIRSLDRLHRRALKKSRDLAALTPEQRHHARIAFKKARYAAEFFQSLFDSQAKARRYLRRTAALQDELGAFNDLTVAAELLRDLGESDATLAPASAFAVGWCAHARGGAATDWKKTEKSLKKLETFWR; encoded by the coding sequence ATGGATCGCCAACTCGCGTCGAGCGCAGCCGCCCAGGAGGCGGCGCGGCGCGCCTTGCGGAGCCGGCGCAGTGGCGGCGAAAGCCTACGCATCCGTTTCGGAACCGATCGCGCCGGCATGACCGCCGCGGCGCGCAGCGAGAGCCTCACCATCGGCGCCGTCTCGCGGCCGACGCGACGCTTTCGCTCGATCATTTTCGACACCGCCGTCAATGATCTGCGCAAGCAGAATATTCAGCTGCGCGGCTATGAGATGCATGGCGCCGCTTTCGTCGAGCTGAGCTGGGAGCGGCCTGCTGCGCCGGGCGCGCGCGGCTCCATAGAGCTGCGCGTGCCGACGCTCGAGGTCGGCAAGATGCTCGGCTCCTCCGAGCCGCTGCGGCGCTCCATCGCCGATCGTCCGCTGGAGGCGCGCAGCGTCGCCGAGACGGAGCGACGCGAGCGCCTGCTCGAGCGCGCGCAGACGCGCATCGCGGTCAGCTTCGACGACGGCTTCGTCGAATGCGGCGGACGCCGCGCCAATTTCCACGAGATCGAGCTGCAGCTCATCGAGGGCGCCGAGGAAGAATTCTGGAACGTCGCCGCCGAGCTCGCGCCGCGCATGAACGCGCGCTGTCTGCCGATGAGCGAGGCCGAACTCGCGCTCGCGCGCGCGACCGGCGCCGACATAGCGCCGGTGAAGGCGCGCCGACCGACGCTCCCTCAGGACGCTTCGCTGGACGAAGCGATCGTCGCGGCGCTCTCCGCCTGTCTCGATCAATTCGTCGCCAATTGGCCGGCGCTGCAATACCGAGCGCCGGAGGAAGCCATTCACCAGATGCGCGTCTCGCTGCGACGCCTGCGCGCCGGCGTCGGCATGCTGCGTCGCGGCGTCGTGAGCGAGGCGCTGGAGACCGCCGCCGCGCGTGCGAAGGAAATAGCGGCGACGCTCGGCGCGGCGCGCAATCTCGACGTGCTCGTCGATATGCTAGGCGCCGGTCCGCTCGCCCAGGCCAATGGCGAGCCGAGCTTCTATGCGCTGCTCGATGCGGTCGAGCGCCGACGCATAGAAGCGCACGCCGCTGTCGCGGCGCTCGTCGCCGCGCCGCAGACGACGCAATTCGTCGTCGATCTGCGCGCCGCGCTCGCCGGCAGAAATTGGCGCGCGCAGCCCGGCGAGGATGGTCGCGCGCGGCTCGATGCGAGCGCGCCCGGCTCGGCGAAGCAATTCGCCATACGCTCGCTCGATCGGCTGCATCGCCGCGCGCTGAAGAAGAGCCGCGATCTCGCCGCGCTGACGCCGGAGCAACGGCACCATGCGCGCATCGCCTTCAAGAAGGCGCGCTACGCCGCGGAGTTTTTCCAGTCCCTCTTCGATTCGCAAGCAAAAGCGCGCCGCTATCTGCGGCGCACGGCCGCGCTGCAGGACGAGCTCGGCGCCTTCAATGATCTCACGGTCGCGGCCGAGCTGCTGCGCGATCTCGGCGAATCCGACGCCACTCTCGCGCCGGCCAGCGCCTTCGCCGTGGGCTGGTGCGCGCATGCGCGCGGGGGCGCCGCGACGGATTGGAAGAAGACCGAGAAATCCTTGAAAAAGCTCGAGACATTCTGGCGCTGA
- a CDS encoding glycosyltransferase family 4 protein has product MSTLHQQWRAPIEWTRPPPLKIAQIAPLIESVPPRLYGGTERIVSFLTEELVAQGHEVTLFSSGGSVTSARHIPCSDLPLRQKRASDPTPSYLLMLDRVRRMASRFDILHFHIDQLHFPLFRDIAAHTLTTLHGRQDLPDLDRFYAGFPEMPLVSISDSQRAPVPHANFVGTVMNALPLDLLAPTLRPAGDYLAFLGRASPEKGLDHAIAIARAVGLPLKIAAKVDLPDKAYFHERIEPLLSLPGIEFVGEIDDRRKSRFLGEAHALLFPIEWPEPFGLVMIEAMACGAPVLAFRHGAAPEIIEDGVTGALVENVADAIARLPRVLALDRAQIRRRFEERFSAARMAAEYVAIYRRLLRAPAPAELRAHPIVLPPTYFSRNVEQIEPDDTYPPR; this is encoded by the coding sequence ATGAGCACGCTGCACCAGCAGTGGCGCGCGCCGATCGAATGGACGCGCCCGCCGCCTCTCAAAATCGCCCAGATCGCGCCATTGATCGAAAGCGTGCCGCCGCGTCTCTATGGCGGAACGGAGCGCATCGTCTCCTTTCTCACCGAGGAGCTCGTCGCGCAGGGCCATGAGGTCACGCTCTTTTCGAGCGGCGGCTCCGTCACTTCCGCGCGACATATCCCCTGCAGCGATCTGCCCCTGCGCCAGAAACGCGCGAGCGATCCGACGCCGAGCTATCTGCTGATGCTCGATCGCGTGCGCCGCATGGCCTCGCGATTCGACATTTTGCATTTTCATATCGATCAGCTGCATTTTCCTCTGTTTCGCGACATTGCGGCGCATACGCTGACGACGCTGCACGGGCGCCAGGACCTTCCCGATCTCGATCGCTTCTACGCCGGCTTTCCCGAAATGCCGCTCGTCTCCATCTCCGACTCGCAGCGCGCGCCGGTTCCGCACGCCAATTTCGTCGGCACGGTGATGAACGCATTGCCGCTCGATCTGCTCGCGCCGACGCTGCGTCCTGCGGGCGATTATCTCGCCTTTCTCGGCCGCGCCTCGCCGGAAAAAGGCCTCGATCACGCCATCGCCATAGCGCGCGCCGTCGGCCTGCCGCTGAAGATCGCGGCCAAGGTCGATCTGCCGGACAAGGCCTATTTTCACGAGCGCATCGAGCCGCTGCTGTCGCTTCCGGGAATCGAGTTCGTCGGCGAGATCGACGATCGCCGCAAGAGCCGCTTTCTCGGCGAAGCGCACGCGCTGCTGTTTCCCATCGAATGGCCAGAGCCTTTCGGCCTCGTCATGATCGAGGCGATGGCCTGCGGCGCGCCGGTTCTGGCCTTTCGTCACGGCGCGGCGCCGGAGATCATAGAGGACGGCGTCACCGGCGCGCTGGTGGAGAATGTCGCCGATGCGATCGCGCGTCTTCCACGCGTGCTCGCGCTCGACCGCGCGCAGATCCGACGACGCTTCGAGGAGCGATTTTCTGCGGCGCGAATGGCGGCGGAATATGTCGCCATCTATCGCCGCCTGCTGCGCGCGCCGGCGCCGGCCGAGCTGCGCGCGCATCCCATTGTGCTGCCGCCGACCTATTTCAGCAGGAATGTCGAGCAAATCGAACCGGACGATACATATCCCCCGCGCTAG
- a CDS encoding glycogen debranching N-terminal domain-containing protein, with the protein MSSKSNRTIHIPRASESEAAREPRESGAPPDAGADAPQAHELQFYIPATGPPSRPRRTLKHDDTFAVFDSHGDIGATAGGPDGLFDHDTRYLSHLELLIEGAQPLLLDSAIRDDNLSFYVDLTNPDIFRDEKIALLKDSVYVSRTLYLKDGSLRERLEISNQSAEEVRLDLSIGFGNDFADIFEVRGVRRAQRGRAWAQLLAAGAVALYYRGLDGALRETALSFEPDPSLLVDSVATYSLRLAPRQAQTIFLTAASRGRLPKSTQSFFNGLTGLHRELKAAAGQSAHVETSDPTLNQILWRSTADVRMLLTKTADGCYPYAGIPWYSTTFGRDGIITALQMLWFDPSIAVGVLKRLAAHQAEEFDARADSEPGKILHEMRDGEMAALGEVPFGLYYGSVDSTPLFVILAGYYARRTGDYALVRELWPAIERALAWIDGPGDPDGDGFVEYSRHTEKGLRNQGWKDSYDSVFHADGRLADGPIALVEAQAYVYAARRLAAHCARELGLHARAEELARAAEALRLRFEEAFWCEEIGSYALALDGEKKQCKVRTSNAGHALYAGIARPERAQSVADGLLDSKFFSGWGLRTVARGESRYNPMSYHNGSIWPHDNALIAHGLGRYGFKEGVAAIFDSLIRAASYMEARRIPELYCGFRRRRGRGPTLYPAACSPQAWAASAPFLLIQTMLGLEFDHKARQIRLVNPSVPLSAGEIVIRDLSLGEARVDLALKQDARSAISLHVLRTIGDVQVSLVFDPDVREHPLTTKG; encoded by the coding sequence ATGTCGAGCAAATCGAACCGGACGATACATATCCCCCGCGCTAGCGAAAGCGAGGCGGCGCGCGAGCCGCGAGAGTCCGGCGCGCCGCCGGACGCCGGCGCCGATGCGCCGCAGGCGCATGAGCTGCAATTCTACATTCCGGCGACCGGCCCGCCCTCGCGGCCGCGCCGCACGCTCAAGCACGACGACACATTCGCCGTCTTCGACAGCCATGGCGACATAGGCGCGACGGCGGGCGGGCCGGATGGGCTCTTCGATCACGACACGCGCTATCTCTCGCATCTCGAGCTCCTGATCGAAGGCGCGCAGCCCTTGCTGCTCGACTCCGCCATACGCGACGACAATCTGAGCTTTTATGTCGATCTCACCAATCCCGACATTTTCCGTGACGAGAAGATCGCGCTGCTGAAAGACTCGGTCTATGTCTCGCGCACGCTCTATCTCAAGGACGGCTCGCTGCGCGAGCGGCTCGAGATCTCCAATCAGAGCGCCGAGGAGGTTCGGCTCGATCTGTCGATCGGCTTCGGCAATGATTTCGCCGATATTTTCGAGGTGCGCGGCGTCAGGCGCGCGCAACGCGGACGCGCCTGGGCGCAGCTTCTGGCGGCCGGCGCGGTCGCGCTCTATTATCGCGGGCTCGACGGCGCGCTGCGCGAGACGGCGCTCTCCTTCGAGCCCGATCCTTCGCTGCTCGTCGACAGCGTCGCCACCTATTCGCTGCGTCTCGCGCCGCGCCAGGCGCAGACGATCTTCCTCACCGCCGCGAGCCGCGGACGTCTGCCGAAATCGACGCAATCCTTCTTCAACGGTTTGACCGGCCTGCATCGCGAATTGAAGGCCGCCGCCGGCCAGAGCGCGCATGTGGAGACATCCGATCCGACGCTCAATCAAATCCTCTGGCGCTCGACCGCGGATGTGCGCATGCTGCTCACCAAGACGGCGGACGGCTGCTATCCTTACGCGGGCATTCCCTGGTATTCGACCACATTCGGACGCGACGGCATCATCACGGCGTTGCAGATGCTGTGGTTCGATCCCAGCATCGCCGTCGGTGTGCTGAAGCGTCTCGCCGCGCATCAGGCGGAGGAATTCGATGCGCGCGCGGACAGCGAGCCCGGCAAGATTCTGCACGAGATGCGCGACGGCGAGATGGCGGCGCTCGGCGAGGTGCCCTTCGGCCTCTATTACGGCTCGGTGGATTCGACGCCGCTCTTCGTCATTCTCGCCGGCTATTATGCGCGTCGCACGGGGGATTATGCGCTGGTGCGCGAGCTGTGGCCGGCGATCGAGCGCGCGCTCGCCTGGATCGACGGGCCGGGCGACCCGGACGGCGACGGCTTCGTCGAATATTCGCGCCATACGGAGAAGGGACTGCGCAATCAGGGCTGGAAGGATTCGTATGATTCCGTCTTCCACGCCGACGGACGTCTCGCGGATGGGCCGATCGCGCTGGTCGAGGCGCAGGCCTATGTCTATGCGGCGCGGCGCCTCGCCGCCCATTGCGCGCGCGAGCTCGGCCTGCATGCGCGCGCCGAGGAGCTGGCGCGCGCCGCAGAAGCGCTGCGTCTGCGCTTCGAGGAGGCCTTCTGGTGCGAGGAGATCGGCAGCTATGCGCTGGCGCTGGACGGCGAGAAAAAGCAGTGCAAGGTGCGCACGAGCAATGCGGGACATGCGCTCTATGCAGGCATAGCGCGGCCGGAGCGCGCGCAGAGCGTCGCCGATGGGCTGCTCGACTCCAAATTCTTTTCCGGCTGGGGCTTGCGCACTGTGGCGCGCGGCGAGAGCCGCTACAATCCCATGTCCTATCACAACGGCTCCATATGGCCGCATGACAATGCGCTGATCGCGCATGGGCTCGGCCGCTATGGCTTCAAGGAGGGCGTCGCGGCGATATTCGACTCGCTGATCCGCGCCGCGAGCTATATGGAGGCGCGCCGCATTCCAGAGCTCTATTGCGGCTTTCGCCGGCGCCGCGGACGCGGCCCCACTCTCTATCCCGCCGCCTGCTCGCCGCAGGCCTGGGCGGCGAGCGCGCCTTTCCTGCTCATCCAAACCATGCTCGGACTCGAGTTCGACCATAAGGCGCGACAAATTCGCCTGGTGAATCCCTCCGTGCCGCTCTCGGCCGGCGAGATCGTGATACGCGATCTCTCGCTCGGCGAGGCGCGCGTCGATCTGGCGCTGAAGCAGGATGCACGCTCGGCCATATCGCTGCATGTGCTGCGCACCATCGGCGACGTCCAAGTGTCGCTGGTCTTCGATCCCGATGTGCGTGAGCATCCGCTCACGACCAAGGGCTGA
- a CDS encoding PRC-barrel domain-containing protein has protein sequence MASANPDFNLVSSEDVEGTTVFDRLGNQLGEIDHLMVDKVSGRVRYAVMSFGGFLGLGHSHYPLPWNSLSYDADREGYVADIIEQQLQDAPEFSDDSWTDRDWEKRVHEHYHARPYWDEQSQQWQGEQQPRPRG, from the coding sequence ATGGCGAGCGCCAATCCCGACTTCAATCTCGTCTCCAGCGAAGACGTCGAAGGCACGACCGTCTTCGATCGGCTCGGCAATCAGCTCGGAGAAATCGATCATCTGATGGTCGACAAGGTCTCGGGCCGCGTGCGCTACGCCGTCATGAGCTTCGGCGGCTTTCTCGGCCTCGGCCACAGCCATTATCCGCTGCCGTGGAACTCGCTCTCCTATGACGCCGACCGCGAGGGCTATGTCGCCGACATAATCGAGCAGCAGCTGCAGGATGCGCCGGAGTTCAGCGACGACAGCTGGACCGACCGCGACTGGGAGAAGCGCGTTCACGAGCATTATCACGCGCGCCCCTATTGGGACGAGCAGTCGCAGCAATGGCAGGGCGAGCAGCAGCCGCGTCCGCGCGGCTGA
- a CDS encoding FAD-dependent oxidoreductase codes for MLDVVIVGGGACGLALARGLAGAGVSFALYEARPRLGGRVLSVEDKASGMRVDMGPTWFWPDTQPTITALVKELGLTDFPQYDPGTALLLAFGDKKPETRMTPNLHSGARRLEGGMASLIEALTTAVPAEAIHLSSVLRAIADRGDHVELTFESDGKTETVTAKRAVLALPPRLLAEHLAFQPELDALSRNAMRSAPTWMAAQAKAVVGFSGAPAWRADGHSGNAFATHEQAVLGEIFDACDASGARAAIGGFFALSAELREAFSGGMSMLIESQFVQLFGRAVEDGEQHVQDWTHEPFTCATIDLTPPSEHPDYGDPLLRQAFWDGKLYLGGTETAREGGGYLEGALVAAERIRLRLLDQKETSTMISGEGASGEALNEASMARFREWVNAKRAPTFASYRQRLNFGLSNGQKEQITQRAMLGAMEAVLKEALAVLEGLPFDHSVVAVDKGRSDLTPLAQKAFDGFIQELLDGVIDYNRTSCALSNFPEEHKPSKDYLQVTLLDIAAAWKEFSLDANQVLLDKRVVDQQATRSL; via the coding sequence ATGCTGGACGTTGTGATTGTCGGGGGCGGGGCCTGCGGCTTGGCGCTGGCGCGCGGTCTCGCTGGGGCAGGGGTGAGCTTCGCGCTCTATGAAGCGCGTCCGCGGCTCGGCGGGCGCGTATTGTCGGTCGAGGACAAAGCCTCGGGAATGCGCGTCGATATGGGTCCGACCTGGTTCTGGCCGGACACGCAGCCGACCATCACCGCTCTGGTGAAGGAGCTCGGCCTCACGGATTTTCCGCAATATGATCCGGGCACGGCGCTGCTGCTCGCCTTCGGCGACAAAAAGCCCGAGACGCGCATGACGCCCAATCTCCATTCCGGCGCGCGTCGGCTGGAGGGCGGCATGGCCTCGCTGATCGAGGCGCTGACGACGGCGGTTCCGGCGGAGGCGATCCATCTTTCTTCCGTGCTCCGGGCCATCGCCGATCGCGGCGATCATGTGGAGCTGACCTTCGAGTCGGACGGCAAGACCGAGACCGTGACCGCTAAGCGCGCCGTGCTGGCGCTGCCGCCCCGCCTCTTGGCCGAGCATCTCGCCTTCCAGCCGGAGCTCGATGCGCTGAGCCGCAACGCCATGCGCAGCGCGCCGACCTGGATGGCGGCGCAGGCCAAGGCCGTGGTCGGCTTCTCCGGCGCGCCGGCCTGGCGCGCGGACGGGCATTCCGGCAACGCCTTCGCCACACATGAGCAGGCCGTTCTGGGCGAGATTTTCGACGCCTGCGACGCCTCCGGCGCGCGCGCTGCGATCGGCGGCTTCTTCGCGCTCTCCGCAGAGCTGCGGGAAGCGTTCAGCGGCGGCATGTCCATGCTGATCGAAAGTCAATTCGTCCAATTGTTCGGCAGGGCGGTCGAGGATGGCGAGCAGCATGTGCAGGATTGGACGCACGAGCCCTTCACCTGCGCGACGATCGATCTGACGCCCCCGTCCGAGCATCCCGACTATGGCGATCCGCTGCTGCGGCAGGCCTTTTGGGACGGCAAGCTCTATCTCGGCGGCACGGAGACCGCGCGCGAGGGCGGCGGCTATCTCGAGGGCGCGCTTGTCGCGGCCGAGCGCATAAGGCTGCGCCTTCTCGATCAGAAGGAGACGTCGACGATGATTTCCGGCGAAGGCGCCTCCGGCGAGGCGCTCAATGAAGCGAGCATGGCGCGTTTCCGCGAATGGGTGAACGCCAAGCGCGCGCCGACTTTCGCCAGCTATCGCCAGCGGCTGAATTTCGGCCTCTCCAATGGCCAGAAGGAGCAGATCACGCAACGCGCCATGCTCGGCGCGATGGAGGCTGTGCTGAAGGAGGCGCTCGCCGTGCTCGAGGGCCTGCCCTTCGACCATTCCGTCGTCGCCGTCGACAAGGGCCGTTCCGATCTGACGCCGCTGGCGCAAAAGGCCTTCGACGGCTTCATTCAGGAACTACTCGACGGCGTCATCGACTATAATCGCACCTCTTGCGCGCTCTCCAATTTCCCGGAGGAGCACAAGCCGTCCAAGGATTATCTCCAGGTCACGCTGCTCGACATTGCGGCGGCGTGGAAGGAGTTTTCGCTGGACGCCAATCAGGTGCTGCTCGACAAGCGCGTCGTCGATCAGCAGGCGACGCGCAGTCTCTGA
- a CDS encoding thioredoxin domain-containing protein, which translates to MTDDRNRLGEETSPYLLQHKDNPVHWRAWSAETLALAKAQGKPILLSSGYAACHWCHVMAAESFESEAIAALMNENFVNVKVDREERPDIDHLYQQALQLTGRRGGWPLTMFLTPDGEPFWGGTYFPPEPRYGMPGFADILKAISELWREKPAVVTRNVAAIGEGLSRLAETAPADPISPDLVETIAEKLDLYIDRANGGVGGAPKFPQAASLEFLWRAWKRTGRASYREAVLTTLDHICQGGIYDHLAGGFARYSTDERWLVPHFEKMLYDNAQLVDLLTLVWQEEKKPLYAARIEETIDWALREMRLAEGVFASSLDADSEHEEGKFYVWTVAEVDAVLGERAAAFRAVYDIENSGNWEGKSIPNRLHSMELLSAEEEAALALDRAKLLDARAARVRPGRDDKALADWNGLMIAAIASAAQIFGRRDWLEAATAAFDFIAATMTTADGRLLHSYGAGRAKHMAVLDDYADLTRAALALHEATGETRFLERGCDWIEIVEAHYRDANAGGYFFTADDAEALIRRSKIAEDAPLPSGNGTMTQILAQLYHLTGDERYRARADSTLAAFASAVRRGMLGYSTLLNGAETLRDGLQIVVIGAREASDTAALLRVVHGVSLPGRTLAIVAPGAELPPAHPAAGKTMINGSAAAYVCRGATCSLPIIEATELEKALR; encoded by the coding sequence GTGACCGACGACCGCAACCGCCTCGGCGAGGAGACGAGCCCCTATCTCCTCCAGCACAAGGACAATCCCGTCCATTGGCGCGCGTGGTCGGCGGAGACGCTGGCGCTCGCCAAGGCGCAGGGCAAGCCCATTCTGCTCTCCAGCGGCTACGCCGCCTGCCATTGGTGCCATGTGATGGCGGCCGAGAGCTTCGAGAGCGAGGCGATCGCCGCGCTGATGAACGAGAATTTCGTCAATGTGAAGGTCGATCGCGAGGAGCGGCCGGACATAGACCATCTCTATCAGCAGGCGCTGCAGCTCACCGGGCGGCGCGGCGGCTGGCCTTTGACCATGTTTCTGACGCCGGACGGCGAGCCCTTTTGGGGCGGCACCTATTTCCCGCCGGAGCCGCGCTATGGAATGCCCGGCTTCGCCGATATTCTGAAAGCGATCTCCGAGCTCTGGCGCGAGAAGCCCGCAGTGGTCACGCGCAATGTGGCGGCGATCGGTGAGGGGCTGAGCCGCCTCGCCGAGACTGCGCCCGCGGATCCGATCTCGCCCGATCTCGTCGAGACGATCGCCGAAAAGCTCGACCTCTATATCGATCGCGCCAATGGCGGCGTCGGCGGCGCGCCGAAATTTCCGCAGGCGGCGAGCCTCGAATTTCTCTGGCGCGCATGGAAGCGCACGGGACGCGCCTCTTATCGCGAGGCCGTGCTGACGACGCTCGATCATATTTGCCAGGGCGGCATTTACGATCATCTCGCCGGCGGCTTCGCGCGCTATTCGACCGATGAGCGCTGGCTCGTCCCGCATTTCGAGAAAATGCTCTATGACAACGCCCAGCTCGTCGATCTGCTGACGCTCGTCTGGCAAGAGGAGAAGAAGCCGCTCTACGCCGCGCGCATAGAGGAGACGATCGATTGGGCGCTGCGCGAGATGCGCCTTGCCGAAGGCGTCTTCGCCAGCAGCCTCGATGCCGACAGCGAGCATGAGGAAGGCAAGTTCTATGTCTGGACCGTTGCCGAAGTCGACGCCGTTCTCGGCGAGCGCGCCGCGGCCTTCCGCGCCGTCTACGACATAGAGAACAGCGGCAATTGGGAAGGCAAATCCATTCCCAATCGCCTGCATTCGATGGAGCTGCTGTCGGCGGAAGAAGAAGCCGCGCTCGCTCTCGACCGCGCGAAGCTATTGGACGCGCGCGCGGCGCGCGTCCGGCCGGGCCGCGACGACAAGGCGCTCGCCGATTGGAACGGGCTGATGATCGCCGCAATAGCGAGCGCCGCGCAGATCTTCGGGCGGCGCGACTGGCTCGAGGCGGCGACGGCGGCCTTCGATTTCATCGCCGCGACAATGACCACCGCCGACGGAAGGCTGCTGCACTCCTATGGCGCCGGCCGCGCGAAACATATGGCGGTGCTGGACGATTACGCCGATCTCACGCGCGCCGCTCTGGCGCTCCATGAGGCGACCGGCGAAACGCGCTTCCTCGAGCGCGGATGCGATTGGATCGAGATCGTCGAGGCGCATTATCGCGATGCGAACGCCGGCGGCTATTTCTTCACCGCCGACGACGCCGAAGCGCTGATCCGCCGCTCGAAAATCGCCGAGGACGCCCCCTTGCCCTCCGGCAATGGGACGATGACGCAAATTCTCGCGCAGCTCTATCATCTCACCGGCGACGAGCGCTATCGCGCGCGCGCCGACTCCACGCTCGCGGCTTTCGCCAGCGCCGTGCGGCGAGGAATGCTCGGCTATTCCACGCTGCTGAACGGCGCCGAGACTTTGCGCGACGGATTGCAGATCGTCGTCATCGGCGCGCGCGAGGCGAGCGATACGGCCGCGCTGCTGCGAGTCGTTCACGGCGTGAGCCTGCCCGGCCGCACGCTCGCCATTGTCGCGCCGGGCGCCGAGCTGCCGCCCGCGCATCCCGCCGCCGGCAAGACAATGATCAATGGAAGCGCGGCCGCCTATGTCTGCCGCGGCGCGACCTGCTCATTGCCGATCATCGAGGCGACGGAGCTCGAGAAAGCGCTTCGTTAG